A window of the Streptomyces griseochromogenes genome harbors these coding sequences:
- a CDS encoding FadR/GntR family transcriptional regulator yields the protein MRQHEIDGGARETGSGARRAVFSPVDNRARVDTVVRRIGDAIELGLLADGEQLPGESELAGQLGVSTVTLREALMALRQQGLVTTRRGRGGGSFVSLPEVPADDRLRVRLRGWSTEELRDLGDHWAALSGAAARLAAQRTEPADLHQLCRTADQLAQAEGTAARSRLYGRFHVELAAAAQSARLTREQVALQSDVGALLCLVLGSDEYREEVAERHRSVISAVQDGAHESAGTLAERCVRESTARLVAVRLTL from the coding sequence GTGAGGCAGCACGAGATCGACGGCGGCGCCCGGGAGACGGGAAGCGGCGCCCGCAGAGCCGTCTTCAGTCCGGTGGACAACCGGGCCCGGGTGGACACCGTCGTCCGTCGCATCGGCGACGCCATAGAGCTGGGCCTCCTCGCCGACGGCGAGCAGCTCCCCGGCGAGAGCGAGCTGGCCGGACAGCTCGGCGTCTCCACGGTGACCCTGCGCGAGGCGCTCATGGCCCTCCGCCAGCAAGGTCTGGTCACCACCCGCAGGGGTCGTGGCGGCGGCAGCTTCGTCTCGCTGCCCGAGGTCCCCGCCGACGACCGGCTCAGGGTGCGGCTGCGCGGCTGGAGCACCGAGGAGCTGCGCGACCTGGGCGACCACTGGGCCGCCCTGTCCGGCGCCGCCGCCCGCCTCGCGGCGCAGCGCACGGAACCCGCCGACCTGCATCAACTGTGCCGTACGGCAGACCAGTTGGCGCAGGCCGAGGGGACGGCGGCACGCAGTCGCCTGTACGGCCGTTTCCACGTCGAACTCGCGGCGGCCGCCCAGTCCGCCCGGCTCACCCGCGAGCAGGTCGCCCTGCAGAGCGACGTGGGCGCGCTGCTGTGCCTCGTCCTCGGGAGCGATGAATATCGTGAAGAAGTGGCGGAGCGTCACCGCTCCGTGATCTCGGCCGTGCAAGATGGGGCCCACGAATCGGCCGGCACGCTGGCCGAGCGGTGCGTCAGGGAGTCGACGGCGCGGCTCGTCGCCGTACGCCTCACCCTCTGA